Within the Opitutaceae bacterium TAV5 genome, the region TGGTCGCGATGGAGGTCGCGGCATGAGCGATGGATACCAGACGGGTCTGGAATGATGTCGTGGCGGAGACAACCTCGCCTTCCAGTCCTTCGCCGACCACCCTGCCATTGGCGGCGCTGAGCGTGGTGGTACCCAGGTCGTGGATACCGGCGGACCAGGCGCCGTTTACCGTGACCGAGCTGTTCCACGACAGGGACGTGTGCGTTTCGGTCGAAAATTCCAGGCCCACCGAATAATTGTAGTAGCTGCGCGATTCCGGGGTGTCATTCCAGGTGAAAGCGACCAGGTTGCCCGAAACGAGGGAGTTGTTGTCCACGACTGCCCACGTATAGCCTACGTTCAGTTGCGATTGCACCGTTTCACCGGCCAGACCTTCGCCGGTGATGTACCCGGCAACGTCGAATCCGGCATAATTGCGGCCCAGCTCCGTGGCCGTTTGGGTGAACCGGCCGCTGACCGCGACCGTCGCCACCGGCGAGACTGGCGTTGTCGATGAATTAAAGACGGCGTCACTGCCAAGTGCTGCCGTGAAGTTGCTGCCGCCGGTGCCACCGGAAAGGTTGAAGGCTCCCAGCGTCAGACGCGTGTAGTTGTCGTCTGTGCCATAGGAATAGAGGCCGACGTTGTCCGTGCGATCGACGGTGACGGTAGCAGACCCGACCATCCGGCGCCCCAGGTCAACCGTGCCGCCGGAGATTGTCCGGTCCAGGACGGCCGTGCCGGTGACATGGAGGGTAACGCCGGACAGATCGAGACCGCCGCTTTCACCACCCCCGGCGGCAAGCAGGGGGTTCGCACGTTCATTGACGACGCCTGCTCCGGCATCACCCCGGGCAAGCTCCTGGTTTGCCGGCGAGCCGGAGATGATGGGAGGGAGTTCCGAGTGGGCTGTTTCAACCAGTTCCCTCTCATAAACCGGATAGGAGCTGCCGAGGTGACGGTACCACGCGACTTTCGACGAGGAAGCGTTCAGGATTTGCTGCTGGCCGAAGACATTGCCGTAGCTCGCCTGTTTCGTCCAGGAACCGCCGAGTTCGTTGCGCACATTGCCCGAGCCATCCGTGTAGCGGTTGGCGGTGGCGGAAGGCAGGGCAAGCGTGGTGTTGTAGGCGCCGACGGGCCCATTGTAGGCGAGTTGCAGTGTGGTGCTCTGGCCGGGGGCGTCGAGGGACTGGCTGCTGGCGGCAGTGAGGCGCAATCCGTTGCCAAACTGGGCAAATCCCGTGCTGCTCACCCCTACCGTGGAATACTGGATCAGCGGTGGCGGGCCTTCGCCTTCGGCGGGTGCGATCCCCTGGGTGGTGAGCACCAGCGATCCGATCGGGACGGGAACATTGCGCCCGGCGATGTGACGGCCGACGTCAAGCGTGGGGATCGTCTCTCCTTCCCCCGGGACGAGGGCGTTGTTGTCGAGGTCGTAAAAAACTCCGGTGAAGCCGAGCG harbors:
- a CDS encoding anchor protein, which translates into the protein MRLKSARFAWLALAIMPFAHVRADDPTPPEPTPTPLGFTGVFYDLDNNALVPGEGETIPTLDVGRHIAGRNVPVPIGSLVLTTQGIAPAEGEGPPPLIQYSTVGVSSTGFAQFGNGLRLTAASSQSLDAPGQSTTLQLAYNGPVGAYNTTLALPSATANRYTDGSGNVRNELGGSWTKQASYGNVFGQQQILNASSSKVAWYRHLGSSYPVYERELVETAHSELPPIISGSPANQELARGDAGAGVVNERANPLLAAGGGESGGLDLSGVTLHVTGTAVLDRTISGGTVDLGRRMVGSATVTVDRTDNVGLYSYGTDDNYTRLTLGAFNLSGGTGGSNFTAALGSDAVFNSSTTPVSPVATVAVSGRFTQTATELGRNYAGFDVAGYITGEGLAGETVQSQLNVGYTWAVVDNNSLVSGNLVAFTWNDTPESRSYYNYSVGLEFSTETHTSLSWNSSVTVNGAWSAGIHDLGTTTLSAANGRVVGEGLEGEVVSATTSFQTRLVSIAHAATSIATTPLSTTGTLGDGSRITIADGGSGLYQAQTQIESVGISGADNLSFELGYSGSSPILEHGESQTFDVNFVKEVAPLSEGDLGLVFRADLTIGLSEWFSEYSILDSLSGFSYSEDAHDSYLTSSYRTYTWKLEHRIDAPAATTATATAAAGTDLGKTGFVLTNTVATEGGDAGNTSARFATATSVELRDGTLTEEREIVVSFSKLDDEANQARVAALEDKNTNASSRAALFGGSGLTADEIAPVFTSDIVSLTGLDGIQHVIQITFDAESGSGLQQVVWEKVTVTGEGDDATTEIVWVNAVLGNSNISDLDLLAGTLTLGTETGVLIQSYLEAHFFGGSYDDYLASLGASQSAELGFWGYDRETSVAWAVIDHNSSFAVVSAIPEPSAWALVLGAVTIGFIILRRRA